A portion of the Mycobacterium paraseoulense genome contains these proteins:
- a CDS encoding ferritin-like domain-containing protein, translating into MSSGKDADNAALCDALAIEHSTIYGYGMVSALSPPSVNGLVVEALTQHRQRRDDVIAMLTARKVNAPVAAAGYQLPILVGSAADAARLAARMENDGASAWRVVIEHAETADDRAFAATALTQSAVMAARWNRVLGAWPITTSFPGGND; encoded by the coding sequence ATGAGCTCCGGCAAGGACGCCGACAACGCCGCCCTGTGCGACGCGCTGGCCATCGAACACTCGACGATCTACGGCTACGGCATGGTCTCGGCGCTGTCGCCGCCCAGCGTGAACGGCCTGGTGGTGGAGGCCCTGACCCAGCACCGGCAGCGCCGCGACGACGTGATCGCGATGCTGACCGCCCGCAAGGTCAACGCGCCGGTCGCCGCCGCCGGCTACCAGCTGCCGATCCTGGTGGGCAGCGCGGCGGACGCGGCGCGGCTGGCGGCGCGGATGGAAAACGACGGCGCGTCGGCCTGGCGCGTGGTGATCGAGCATGCCGAGACGGCCGACGACCGCGCGTTCGCCGCGACCGCCCTGACCCAAAGCGCCGTGATGGCCGCCCGGTGGAACCGCGTGCTGGGCGCCTGGCCCATCACCACGAGTTTCCCGGGCGGAAACGACTAG
- the rimP gene encoding ribosome maturation factor RimP has translation MTTGLPSQTQVIELLGDEFARAGYEIEDVVIDARTRPPRIMVIADGDKALDLDTIATLSRSASALLDGLDDVADRYVLEVSSPGVDRPLASEKHFRRARGRKVDVVLADGSRLTGRVGETRGGAVALVVREGRDYRLRDIPLADIAKAVVQVEFSPPAQAELDLAGQADRTEAGA, from the coding sequence GTGACCACCGGGCTACCTTCGCAGACGCAGGTGATCGAGCTACTCGGTGATGAGTTCGCGCGCGCTGGATACGAGATCGAAGACGTGGTCATCGACGCGCGGACGCGCCCGCCGCGGATCATGGTGATCGCCGACGGTGACAAAGCCCTCGACCTGGACACCATCGCGACGCTGTCGCGCTCGGCGTCCGCTTTGCTGGACGGCCTCGACGACGTCGCAGACCGCTACGTGCTCGAGGTGAGCTCGCCGGGGGTGGACCGCCCGCTGGCCAGTGAAAAGCATTTCCGCCGCGCCCGCGGCCGCAAGGTCGACGTCGTCCTCGCGGATGGTTCTCGGCTGACCGGCCGGGTCGGCGAGACGCGCGGCGGCGCCGTCGCGCTGGTGGTCCGCGAGGGCCGCGACTATCGGCTGCGCGACATCCCGCTCGCCGATATCGCCAAAGCCGTTGTTCAGGTGGAGTTTTCGCCCCCAGCGCAAGCGGAGTTGGACCTGGCGGGCCAGGCCGACAGGACGGAGGCCGGAGCATGA
- the nusA gene encoding transcription termination factor NusA, with protein sequence MNIDMAALHAIEVDRGISVSELLETIKSALLTAYRHTEGHQNDARIEIDRKTGVVRVVARETDDDGNVISEWDDTPEGFGRIAATTARQVMLQRFRDAENERTYGEFSTREGEIVAGVIQRDSRANARGLVVVRMGTETKASEGVIPAAEQVPGESYEHGNRVRCYVIGVTRGTREPLITLSRTHPNLVRKLFSLEVPEIADGSVEIVAVAREAGHRSKIAVKSNVPGLNAKGACIGPMGQRVRNVMSELSGEKIDIIDYDEDPSRFVANALSPAKVVSVSIIDQNARAARVVVPDFQLSLAIGKEGQNARLAARLTGWRIDIRGDTPGGSDAHSAGHPEHGATHGMAHDR encoded by the coding sequence ATGAACATCGACATGGCCGCGCTGCACGCCATCGAGGTGGACCGGGGCATCTCGGTCAGCGAGCTGCTCGAGACAATCAAATCGGCGCTGCTGACCGCCTACCGGCACACCGAGGGCCACCAGAACGACGCGCGAATCGAGATCGACCGCAAGACCGGCGTCGTTCGCGTCGTCGCCCGTGAGACGGACGACGACGGCAACGTGATCAGCGAATGGGACGACACGCCCGAGGGTTTCGGCCGCATCGCCGCCACCACCGCCCGCCAGGTAATGCTGCAGCGGTTCCGCGACGCGGAGAACGAGCGCACCTACGGCGAGTTCTCCACCCGCGAGGGCGAGATCGTCGCGGGCGTCATTCAGCGGGACAGCCGCGCCAACGCCCGCGGCCTGGTGGTGGTCCGGATGGGGACCGAGACCAAAGCCTCGGAGGGCGTGATCCCCGCGGCCGAACAGGTCCCCGGCGAAAGCTACGAGCACGGCAACCGGGTGCGTTGCTACGTGATCGGGGTGACCCGCGGCACGCGGGAGCCGCTGATCACGCTGTCGCGGACGCATCCCAACCTGGTGCGCAAGTTGTTCTCCCTGGAGGTCCCCGAGATCGCCGACGGTTCGGTCGAAATCGTTGCGGTGGCGCGGGAGGCCGGCCATCGCTCCAAGATCGCGGTGAAGTCCAACGTCCCCGGCCTGAACGCGAAAGGGGCCTGCATCGGCCCCATGGGCCAGCGGGTCCGCAACGTGATGAGCGAGCTGTCCGGCGAGAAGATCGACATCATCGACTACGACGAAGACCCGTCCCGCTTCGTCGCCAACGCGTTGTCGCCGGCCAAGGTGGTGTCCGTGTCGATCATCGACCAGAACGCCCGCGCCGCCCGCGTGGTGGTGCCCGACTTCCAGCTGTCGCTGGCCATCGGCAAGGAGGGCCAGAACGCTCGGCTGGCCGCCCGGCTCACCGGGTGGCGCATCGACATCCGCGGCGACACGCCAGGCGGATCCGATGCGCATTCGGCCGGCCACCCCGAACACGGGGCCACCCACGGGATGGCGCACGACCGCTGA
- a CDS encoding YlxR family protein — translation MSDGNGELAVIVDTGTSLPGRGAWVHPVPQCVQQAIRRRAFTRALRIDRPPDTSALVEYVEALDPPGNRRGSKEHEHTVKSR, via the coding sequence GTGTCGGACGGGAACGGCGAACTTGCCGTGATCGTTGACACCGGGACCAGCCTGCCGGGGCGGGGTGCGTGGGTGCACCCCGTACCGCAATGCGTGCAACAGGCGATTCGGCGGCGGGCTTTCACCAGAGCGCTGCGCATCGACCGTCCACCGGACACATCCGCGCTGGTCGAGTACGTGGAAGCGCTCGACCCGCCCGGCAACAGAAGAGGCAGCAAAGAACATGAGCACACCGTGAAGTCCC